The following proteins are co-located in the Lepisosteus oculatus isolate fLepOcu1 chromosome 9, fLepOcu1.hap2, whole genome shotgun sequence genome:
- the ndufaf8 gene encoding NADH dehydrogenase [ubiquinone] 1 alpha subcomplex assembly factor 8 encodes MSAKNVWTRSRDRMRRFPELLAQCSSEAAAYGRCVSSATLGKQDLRKGQCGREFEALKRCCVAVAKRNVK; translated from the exons ATGTCGGCAAAAAACGTTTGGACTCGCAGCCGGGACAGGATGAGACGGTTCCCGGAACTGCTGGCTCAGTGTTCCTCGGAG GCAGCCGCTTATGGGAGATGTGTGTCTTCCGCGACGCTTGGCAAGCAGGACCTGAGGAAGGGTCAGTGCGGGAGGGAGTTTGAAGCGCTGAAGAGGTGTTGTGTGGCTGTC GCcaagagaaatgtaaaatag